GTGGTGAAGCAATTAACCCATACAATAAAGAGGCATCAGAAAAATATCCAGATGGCGTTCAAATTATAAATGGTACACCAACTGCTGCTGGTAACGTTATATATAAAAATAATGGGGATGGCACAATAACGACTTATGGTACGCCATCTCATTTCCAAGACCGTCGTTGGATGGAAGATGATTATACAAAATCTGAAACAAAACGTATTTTAGATAATGCTAATACGATTAAGTTATATGATGCGAGTCAAGATGAAATTGATAAAGTTAAAGGTTACTTTAATGAATCAGATACCGTAGCTGCGACTGATGATGATGTATCAAGCGATTCATCTGACGATTCAGATGATGACACGTCTTCAGATTCTAATGATACAACAGTGACTCGTGATAATGTTATTGATAAAGTTGAAGACTATGAAGGTCATCAATTGGATACATCAACATATACGTATAAAGAACCTGAGAAAAATAGTGATGGAGAATGGGGATTCTCATTCACAGATAAAGACGGTAACTTAGCAGGTTCTTATATTATTGATGAAGATGGCAATGTAACGAAATACGATGAAAATGGTGACGAAGAATAATCATCGTTCAATTAGCTATAGGCTAGGACATAAATATATACTTCAAGTTACATTGATATTTAGGCCGTAGTTGACTGTAAAGTCATTTTTTCTTATAGAAATTAGAATGACTTACACATGAGTATTGACTCATGTATTCAAATTAACCTTTAGAGGTATACATGAACAAAAGTTCATGCATAAAACCGTCTAAGTAATAAATTACAAAGACGGTCTAATGTATCAAGCTTTTCCTCTTTCTAGTCAACCTTGCCGTGGGGACGGGCCCCAAACATAGAGAATTTCGAAAAGAAAATCTACAGACAATGCAAGTTGGGGATGGACAACGATAAAGAAATACTTTTTCTTTAGAAATTAGTATTTCTATTTTAAAGTACATATTAGCTGCGGCTAATGCGTAAGAACCACTACATCATAAATGATTAGTGGTTCTTTATTATTTCTGTCCCACTCCATTGTTTTATAAATGTAGTTTTGAAATAAAAGTGATACAGATATACATAAATACCATAAATACAATATGTGCCAAGAGCCACCAAATCCATTCCGTCGCATTAAATACAAAGAATGATCTTTGAGCGATGGCAATGAGGAAAGGATACATACCGATAAATATCACTAGTAAAGGTAGATAGGCTAAGTGATAGAGTAGTTTTGATATATTGTAAAGTACCATGAAGATGAGATAAATCATCACACCTATAGACAGATGTATGATGACTTCCATCCATGTTGGTATAAGATTAGGATTAACTAGAAAATCTATATTTAATAATAGTTGTGTTAGATGCTTATGCTGTAAGAGTACATCTATCGTCATAGTACTGAGTAATAATATAAAAGATGAAGCAACAGCGCTTAAAAAGTGGTAAGTCAGCCTAAGAATAATATCACTCCCAGTTCGCGTTTGATTTAAATTTTATTCCCTAATACGGATAAAATATTCATTCAAAGGAGATATCATGTTTATTTAGTTAGAATTTTCGGAAAATATTTACAAATCTGAAAATTATTAGTATATTGAGTACTATCATCAAATCGAAATCATTTTATAACTGAAGCATTTGAATCATCTTTTTAATCGTCAGTAATGAAGTGAAGTTTAATTAAGGAAGGATGATTTGATCATGAGTAAAGCACAAGACTTAATAAAAGAAGATGAGCAATATTTTGCTAAATCTGGCAGAATCAAATATTATCCTTTAGCCATTGATCATGGTTACGGTGCAACGCTAGTAGATGTTGATGGAAAAGAGTACATCGACTTATTAGCCAGTGCAAGTTCACAAAACGTGGGCCATGCGCCTAAAAAAGTCACCGAAGCGATTAAAAAGCAAGTTGATAAGTTTGTCCACTATACGCCAGCGTATATGTACCATGAGCCGCTAATTCGTTTGTCTAAAAAGTTATGCGATATATCACCCGGGGATTATGAAAAAAGAGTGACATATGGTTTGAGTGGTTCAGATGCCAATGATGGTATTATCAAGTTTGCTCGTGCATATACAGGACGACCTTATATCATCAGTTTTACAAATGCGTATCATGGTTCAACATTTGGTTCACTTTCTATGTCGGCAATTAGTTTGAATATGAGAAAGAAATATGGTCCGCTTTTGAATGGCTTTTATCACATACCTTTTCCTGACAATTATAGAGGTTTATTTGAACAACCTACTCCGAATACTGTAGATGAATATTTAGCGCCACTTAAAGAAATGTTTAATAAATATGTTCCAGCTGACGAAGTAGCATGTATTGTATTAGAAACGATACAAGGGGATGGTGGTCTATTAGAACCTGTGCCAGGCTACTTTGAAGCTTTACAAAGTATTTGTAGAGAACATGGCATTCTAATTGCGGTTGATGATATTCAACAAGGATTAGGACGTACTGGGAAATGGAGTTCAGTAGAGCACTTCAACTTTACACCAGATTTAATTACGTTTGGTAAGTCACTTGCCGGAGGATTGCCTATGTCAGCCATTGTTGGTCGTAAAGAAATCATGGAGACGTTAGAAGCACCGGCACATCTATTTACTACTGGTGCGAATCCAGTTAGTTGTGAAGCGGCCTTAGCTACACTTGAGATGATTGAGGAAGAACAGTTACTTGAAGCAAGTCTAGAAAAAGGTGACTATGTACGTCAAACAATGGATAGATGGATTACTGATTATAAATGTATTGGAGATGTCCGTGGTAAAGGATTATCAATTGGTATCGATATAGTATCTGATCCAATTCAAAAGACGCGTGACCCTGAAGCGGCATTAAAAATTTGTAATTATTGTTTTGATAAAGGTGTAGTTATCATAGCAGTAGCAGGGAATGTGTTAAGATTTCAACCGCCACTAGTTATCTCATACGACCAGTTAGATTATGCATTATCGACACTTGAGAAAGCGATACAAGCGTTAAATCGAGGAGATTTAGACCAATATGAAATAGAAGGTCAAGGTTGGTAAAAGGAGTTTAGGCTATAAATAAAAGAGCGATTCCACACATGATAATCATTGTGGAATCGCTCTTTTAATGTTTTGATTAAGATTTTTTAGGAGATTTGTAGGCATCATCACGATCTTTTTTAGAATGTCTCATGCCATAAAGTAAATAGATAAATATACCTATAATAAACCAAATCAGTGTATATAATTTTGCTTCAAAACTTAATCCCCAGAATACTAATAGAACTAGTATGAAAGTGATTGCGGGTAATACTGGGTATAAAGGCAATTTGAAAGATGGTATTGGTAAGTCTTTACCTTCACGCTTTCTAAGTTGATACATTGCTAATGAAACAAACATAAATGCAACTAATGTTCCTGCTGAAATTAATTGAGCTAAGAAAGCAAATGGGAACATTGATCCGATTAAGACACCAATTACTGTTAAAATAACTAATGCTCTATTTGGTAAATGTTTGTTATTTAATTTACCTAGCCAAGAAGGTAATAAACCGTCACGACCAAATGAGTATAATAGTCTTGATCCAGCAAGCATCATACCAATTAAAGCAGTAAACATACCAATGACTGAGATAGCTTGCACAACTGCGGCAACAATACCGTGACCACTTTCACGTAATGCCCAACCTACTGGTTCAGCGTTGTCCGCATATTGACTGTAATGGAACATACCTACTAATACTAAAGCAACTGCAACAAATAGTATAATAGCGACTAATAATGATCCTAAAATTCCTCTTGGCATTGTTTTTTGAGGGTTAATCGCTTCAGCAGAGTTGGCAGCGATAGAGTCAAATCCAATATATGCTAAGAAAATCATAGATACACCAGCATAAATACCTTGCCAGCCACCAAAATCACCTGCATCAGTAACCTTGTGTTCTGGAATAAATGGTACATAGTTGCTAAAGTTGATAGCAGTTAGTCCTACAATGACGAATAAGATAATTGCTAACACCTTTAAAATAACTAAAATATTTTCCATACGTGCAGCTTCACTCATACCACGTGATAATAGTAAAGCAGTTAAGATAATAACTATGGCTGCAACAATATCAATCACGCCACCATCACTACCAAATGGATTGGATAATGCTTTTGGTAATTCAATACCTAAGGGTTTGACTAAACCTCGTAAGTTAGCAGAAAAACCAGAAGCCACAAAGGCGACAGCAATGAAGTATTCGGCTAGGAGCGCCCAACCGGCAACCCAACCAAAAAATTCACCAAATAGTACGTTAATCCAAGAATAAGCAGAACCTGCAAATGGCATAGTAGAAGCCATTTCAGCATATGTAAAGGCAACTAATCCTGCTACAATGGCTGCAAGTAAGAATGATAATGCAACCGCTGGTCCAGCATGCTCAGCTGCTACAACACCAGGTAAAGTAAATATAGACGTAGAAACAATAGTACCTACACCTAATGCAAGAAAATCACGAACACGTAATGTTCTTTTTAAATGACCATCTTTGCTTTGATAGATGGATGGATCTTCTTTTTGTGTTAATCGTTTAAAAAAACTAGACATAATAAACCTCCGTATATCAATGAGTTATATTTAACTGTCATTTTAATAATTTATATCATAGCATAAAAAACACATATTTTGTCTAAAAATTCTGAAAAATCAAAACTTTCTTGTTCACTTCTGTTATACGTGACATCAATTCGCATTATGTTATATGTCTACAAAATGGCAGTAGCTATCTAAATTGTATATTAATGTATTACAATTAGAGCTATCCTTGCCGAGGTGACACAATGAAATAAAGTGATTAGTTATTTCTGTTTCACGCTCAAATTTAAAAGGATAAACTTGATTATAACAGAAAATAACGGGATAAGAAGTATTTTTTTATAAATGTGAACGATATTTTAGCTTTTTACAACATATTCTATAGAATAAAGGTATATGAAACTTATCAATGAACGATATGTGTCATATTACTATTATAAAAACGTTGAGGCGATAACGATGGCTTTAGAAAAATTTATGAGAAGAAATATATATCAGAGTAAAGAAATGGCTATACTCTTAACCTTTGTTGGTGGATATATTGATGCTTACACCTTTTTAAGTCGTGGAGGTACACTAGCAGCAGGTCAAACAGGAAACATTATTTTTCTTGCTTCAGAGTTGTCACATAGAGATTTAAGAGGCGGTATGTTGAAGGTTGCTTCGGTTGTCTCCTTTATGATTGGCGTAATGTTTGTATCTTTAATTCATCATCAATTGGCAACACGGTATTGGAGATTAGTCTCATTAATACCTATTACATTAAGTTGCCTCGTTGTAGGATTTTTGCCAATGAGTATACCTAATTTGTATATTTTACCACCATTAGCATTCGGTATGGCAATGCTAACAACTTCATTTAGTAAAATAGAAGGTGAAGGTTATAATAATACCTTTTCAACTGGGAACCTTAAAAATGGTGTGATAGCATTGAGTGAATATATATTAAATGGTGATACCGCCCAATTGAGAAAGGCTAAACTTTACATTAGAATAGTATTAAGTTTTATTATTGGAGCTATTATTTCAGCAGAAGTTCAAAAATATATAGGCACCTATGCCATATTAGTTGCAGCAATGATTCTAGTATTAATATTTATCTTTTATAGTATATTAATTTATAGAAGAGAGCATACAGTGGAATAACTTTCAAAAATCAAATTAAGAGGTTAGTGCTATGGAAATAAAACAGATAAAATATTTTGTTGAAACTGTTCGACGCGGTGGTATGACGCAAGCATCTGAACATTTATATATTGCACAGTCAACAATTAGTAAAGCAATCAAAAGTATAGAAAATGAATATGATATTACATTATTTGATCGTTCACAAAAGCAAATTAAACTGACAGACATCGGTCAGACATTTTACGACAATAGCTTAGAGTTTTTAGCATTGTTTGAGAAACTATCATTAGAAATGAATGATGTGATGAATGTTCAAAAAGGTCATATTAGAATAGCGCTATCACCAATGATGAATGTTCAATTATTTACAGATAGTTTAAATCAATTTCACCAACTATATCCGAAAGTTACCTATGAAGTAATGGAAGGTGGAGGTAAAATAGTAGAAAACCTCACAGAAACAGATGAAGTGGATATAGGTATTACGACTTTACCTGTTGATGCAACTTTATTTCATTCGGTACCATTATATAATGAAGAGTTATTACTCGTTGTGAGTAAAGATCATGCATTGGCACAACAAGAAAAAGTGGATTTAGCCGAACTTAAAGAAGAAGAGTTTGTGCTATTTCATGATGATTATTACTTAAAAGATCAAATTATCGAGAACTGTAAACGATTAGGCTTTTATCCGAAAACTGTAGCTAATATCTCCCAAATTAGTTTTATAGCGAATATGATTAGTCAAGGTATTGGTATTAGTGTCGTACCAGAAAGTTTAGTACATTTAATGGGAGATAATGTGAAAGCATTGAAACTCGAAAATGCAGAGTTATCATGGCATCTAGGTTTAATCTGGAGGAGAGATGCATATCTTAATTTTGTGACACGCGAATGGATACAATTTATAAGGGACTTAAGAGAGAAGTAGTAATTCTTTAATACAAATAAATAAGTGAATTGAAAATACTTTGGTGTCAGTCATTGTACATCAAAGTATTTTTTCATTACTTTTTTCTATATATAATGTATTCCTTTTAGGAATGTTATTAATCGAAAATATGTATTTTATTAATACTTCAAGAGGGACTATAATGAATGATGTAAGGCACATAAAACCAACAAATTGGTGACGTTAACATCATTCATCCCCTTGTATGTTTACACATAAAATTTAATAAAGTATATTTAAAATGAAGCAGGATTTAATTGTAATTTACTATAAATGAATGAGATAAAAAGGTAAATTTTAATCTTTATCTCTACTAAGTGAAGGAGTTTTTCAATATGAAAAAATTTGGCAAAAAAGTTGTTTTAGTTGGAGACGGCTCAGTAGGTTCTAGTTATGCATTTGCAATGGTAACACAAGGTATTGCAGATGAATTTGTAATTATTGATATTGCTAAAGACAAAGTGAATGCGGACGTTCAAGATTTAAACCACGGTGCACTTCATAGTGATTCACCAGTTATTGTTAAAGCTGGAGAATATAGTGATTGTAAAGATGCTGATTTAGTAGTTATTACTGCAGGAGCACCACAAAAACCAGGTGAAACACGTTTACAATTAGTAGAGAAAAACACAAAAATTATGCACAGCATTGTGACAAGTATAATGGATAGTGGCTTTGATGGTTACTTCTTAATTGCGGCAAATCCTGTGGATATCCTAACACGCTATGTCAAAGAATTAACTGGCTTACCAGCTGAACGTGTTATCGGTTCAGGTACAGTATTAGACTCTGCAAGACTTAGATATTTAATCAGTAATGAGTTAAATGTAGCGCCTGCAAGCGTTCATGCTGCTATTATAGGTGAACACGGTGACTCTGAATTAGCGGTATGGTCTAAAGCGAATATTGCTGGTATTTCAGTATTCGATACGCTTAAAGAACAAACTGGTAGTGAAGCTAAAGCACAAGAAATTTATGAAAAAACTAGAGACGCTGCATATGAGATTATTCAAGCTAAAGGTTCAACATACTACGGTATTGCTTTAGCCTTATTAAGAATTTCAAAAGCCTTATTAAACAACGAAAACACTATTTTAACAGTTTCTTCACAATTAAATGGAGAGTATGGATTTAAAGATGTATACATTGGTGTACCAACATTAATTAACGAAAATGGTGCAAGTAAAATTTATGAAACACCATTAAGCGATCACGAAAAAGAATTGTTTAAACAATCTGTTGAGGCATTAGAAGCTTCATATGATTCAGTGAAACATCTTTTAGAACAATAGAACATGAATGATCCATCTTTAATGTATGAATGAGCAACGGGGAATTGATTTCACACTGATGTTATCGTAAAGATAAAATAAAATGTGAGCATTGGAAGGAAATGAATATAATGGCAGACAAAAAATATACTGCAGCTGATATGGTCATAGACACATTAAAAAATAATGGAGTAGAATACGTATTTGGTATTCCAGGTGCAAAAATTGACTATTTATTTAACGCACTTGAAGACGATGGACCTGAACTTATTGTTACGCGTCACGAGCAAAACGCAGCAATGATGGCCCAAGGTATAGGACGACTAACTGGTAAACCAGGTGTCGCACTTGTAACGAGTGGTCCAGGTGTCAGTAACTTAACGACCGGACTATTAACAGCAACATCTGAAGGAGATCCCGTATTAGCTTTAGGAGGACAAGTTAAGCGAAATGATTTATTACGTTTAACACATCAAAGTATAGATAATGCGGCATTATTAAAATATTCAACAAAGTATAGTGAAGAAGTACAAGATCCTGAATCTTTATCAGAAGTCATGACTAATGCTATGAGAACAGCAACATCAGGTAAAAATGGTGCGAGTTTTATTAGTATTCCACAAGATGTTATTTCAGCACCAGTAGAATCAAAAGCTATAGCACTATGTCAAAAGCCCAATTTAGGTGTTCCTAGTGAGCAAGATATAAATGACGTGATTGATGCAATTAAAAATGCAGCATTTCCTGTTTTGCTCGCTGGTATGAGAAGTTCAAGTGCGA
The DNA window shown above is from Staphylococcus sp. M0911 and carries:
- a CDS encoding aspartate aminotransferase family protein, whose amino-acid sequence is MSKAQDLIKEDEQYFAKSGRIKYYPLAIDHGYGATLVDVDGKEYIDLLASASSQNVGHAPKKVTEAIKKQVDKFVHYTPAYMYHEPLIRLSKKLCDISPGDYEKRVTYGLSGSDANDGIIKFARAYTGRPYIISFTNAYHGSTFGSLSMSAISLNMRKKYGPLLNGFYHIPFPDNYRGLFEQPTPNTVDEYLAPLKEMFNKYVPADEVACIVLETIQGDGGLLEPVPGYFEALQSICREHGILIAVDDIQQGLGRTGKWSSVEHFNFTPDLITFGKSLAGGLPMSAIVGRKEIMETLEAPAHLFTTGANPVSCEAALATLEMIEEEQLLEASLEKGDYVRQTMDRWITDYKCIGDVRGKGLSIGIDIVSDPIQKTRDPEAALKICNYCFDKGVVIIAVAGNVLRFQPPLVISYDQLDYALSTLEKAIQALNRGDLDQYEIEGQGW
- a CDS encoding amino acid permease, giving the protein MSSFFKRLTQKEDPSIYQSKDGHLKRTLRVRDFLALGVGTIVSTSIFTLPGVVAAEHAGPAVALSFLLAAIVAGLVAFTYAEMASTMPFAGSAYSWINVLFGEFFGWVAGWALLAEYFIAVAFVASGFSANLRGLVKPLGIELPKALSNPFGSDGGVIDIVAAIVIILTALLLSRGMSEAARMENILVILKVLAIILFVIVGLTAINFSNYVPFIPEHKVTDAGDFGGWQGIYAGVSMIFLAYIGFDSIAANSAEAINPQKTMPRGILGSLLVAIILFVAVALVLVGMFHYSQYADNAEPVGWALRESGHGIVAAVVQAISVIGMFTALIGMMLAGSRLLYSFGRDGLLPSWLGKLNNKHLPNRALVILTVIGVLIGSMFPFAFLAQLISAGTLVAFMFVSLAMYQLRKREGKDLPIPSFKLPLYPVLPAITFILVLLVFWGLSFEAKLYTLIWFIIGIFIYLLYGMRHSKKDRDDAYKSPKKS
- a CDS encoding YoaK family protein, yielding MALEKFMRRNIYQSKEMAILLTFVGGYIDAYTFLSRGGTLAAGQTGNIIFLASELSHRDLRGGMLKVASVVSFMIGVMFVSLIHHQLATRYWRLVSLIPITLSCLVVGFLPMSIPNLYILPPLAFGMAMLTTSFSKIEGEGYNNTFSTGNLKNGVIALSEYILNGDTAQLRKAKLYIRIVLSFIIGAIISAEVQKYIGTYAILVAAMILVLIFIFYSILIYRREHTVE
- a CDS encoding LysR family transcriptional regulator, with protein sequence MEIKQIKYFVETVRRGGMTQASEHLYIAQSTISKAIKSIENEYDITLFDRSQKQIKLTDIGQTFYDNSLEFLALFEKLSLEMNDVMNVQKGHIRIALSPMMNVQLFTDSLNQFHQLYPKVTYEVMEGGGKIVENLTETDEVDIGITTLPVDATLFHSVPLYNEELLLVVSKDHALAQQEKVDLAELKEEEFVLFHDDYYLKDQIIENCKRLGFYPKTVANISQISFIANMISQGIGISVVPESLVHLMGDNVKALKLENAELSWHLGLIWRRDAYLNFVTREWIQFIRDLREK
- a CDS encoding L-lactate dehydrogenase codes for the protein MKKFGKKVVLVGDGSVGSSYAFAMVTQGIADEFVIIDIAKDKVNADVQDLNHGALHSDSPVIVKAGEYSDCKDADLVVITAGAPQKPGETRLQLVEKNTKIMHSIVTSIMDSGFDGYFLIAANPVDILTRYVKELTGLPAERVIGSGTVLDSARLRYLISNELNVAPASVHAAIIGEHGDSELAVWSKANIAGISVFDTLKEQTGSEAKAQEIYEKTRDAAYEIIQAKGSTYYGIALALLRISKALLNNENTILTVSSQLNGEYGFKDVYIGVPTLINENGASKIYETPLSDHEKELFKQSVEALEASYDSVKHLLEQ